CGGGCGGGAGGTGCTGTTTGAATGAGAGAAGCGTGAAAATAGTTATGGTGGACGACAACCTCGTCGTCGTCGACCTCAAGGGCATGGGCGGCAAGGGAGTGCCTTGCATGATGAACGAAGAGGCGTTCATAGGGCCGATGAATCTGCGCGGCGAGGTGATACGCGTGCGCGGAACGCACGCAGACCTCCAGGCGTATGAGGACACCACCGGTCTCATGGTCGGCCAGGACGCCACCCTCACCGGCCATCTGCTCGAGGTGGAGCTCGGGCCGGGCCTGATAGGCGGCACGCTGGACGGTCTGGGCAACATGCTCGCCGGATACGGCGACTTCCTGTCGCGCGGCATGATCGTCTCCCCGCTCGACCGCTCGAAGAAATGGAAGTTCGAGGCGAAGGCGAAGGACGGAGACGCGGCGACAGGCGGCTCGGTGATAGGCGTGGTCCATGAGACGCCCCTCGTAGAACACAGGATCATGGTGCCGCCGCTCTTCCCTGATGGAAAGATAGAAGGGATAAAGAGCGGCGAGTACACGGTCGACGACGTGATCGCAAACCTGGTGGACGCAGAAGGACGCCTTCGCGAGATCAAGCTCATGCAGAGGTGGCCCGTCAGGGTCCCGAGGCCGGTCTCGGCCAGGCTCGCGCTCTCCGAGGTGCTCAACACCGGCGTCAGGATCATCGACGGGCTGAACCCGGTGATGCTCGGCGGCACCGCCTGCACGCCGGGCGATTTCGGCACGGGCAAGACCATGTGCCAGCACGACCTGGCGCGCCACACCAAGGTGAAGATAGTGATCTACGTGGGATGCGGCGAGCGCGCCGGAGAGATGGTGGAGCTGATTCACGAGTTCCCGAAGCTCAAGGACCCCGAGACCGGAAGGCCGCTGATGGAGCGCACCGTGCTCTTCGCCAACACGAGCGCGATGCCGGTGGCCGCGAGGGAAGGCTCGATCATGGTCGGCGCCACTCTGGGCGAGTACTTCCGCGACATGGGTTATGACGTGCTGCTGCTGACCGACAGCCTCTCGCGCCAGGCGCAGGGCATGAGGGAGATGAGCGGCAGGCTCGGCGAGATACCCGGGCCGCAGGCATTCCCCGCCTACATGAGCGCTTATCTCACGCGATGGTTCGAGAGGGCGGGCAAGGTCCTCTGCCTGGGCGGAAGCAAGGAGAGGCGCGTGGGCAGCATGACTACTGTGGCAGCGCTCTCTCCGGACGGCGGCGACATCGCCGGCGATCCTCCGACGCAGGCGGCGATCCAGACCGCGAAGGTGGCCCTGATCCTGTCGCGCAAGCGAGCGGCTGCGCGCCTCTTCCCTGCGTTCGATCCGCTCGAGTGCCATTCCAAGTATCTGGACACCTCTTCGGAGGCGCTCACGCGGTTCTTCGAGAAGAAGGGGCTCCCCCTGTGGCTCGATTACGTGAGGGCGATCCGCGGCGCCGTCGTGGAAGGCGATAGGATAAAATCCCAGATGGAGATATTGGGCGAGCGCGGCATAGCGGATTTCGAATACCGAAAATATCTCATGGGCGAGACCGTTCAGAAGGGCTATCTCAACCAGAACACGTTCGACGAGAACGACCGCGCGACCTCCCTCGAAAGACACTACGCGATGATGAAGTTTTTCGTTCACCTCTTCGACATATTCCCGCAGAAGGACAAGACCTCGATGAGAAGGCTCCAGGAGGAGCTGCTCTTCGAGATAACCCAGGCCAATTATGCCGCTGACTATGAGA
The bacterium genome window above contains:
- a CDS encoding V-type ATP synthase subunit A translates to MKIVMVDDNLVVVDLKGMGGKGVPCMMNEEAFIGPMNLRGEVIRVRGTHADLQAYEDTTGLMVGQDATLTGHLLEVELGPGLIGGTLDGLGNMLAGYGDFLSRGMIVSPLDRSKKWKFEAKAKDGDAATGGSVIGVVHETPLVEHRIMVPPLFPDGKIEGIKSGEYTVDDVIANLVDAEGRLREIKLMQRWPVRVPRPVSARLALSEVLNTGVRIIDGLNPVMLGGTACTPGDFGTGKTMCQHDLARHTKVKIVIYVGCGERAGEMVELIHEFPKLKDPETGRPLMERTVLFANTSAMPVAAREGSIMVGATLGEYFRDMGYDVLLLTDSLSRQAQGMREMSGRLGEIPGPQAFPAYMSAYLTRWFERAGKVLCLGGSKERRVGSMTTVAALSPDGGDIAGDPPTQAAIQTAKVALILSRKRAAARLFPAFDPLECHSKYLDTSSEALTRFFEKKGLPLWLDYVRAIRGAVVEGDRIKSQMEILGERGIADFEYRKYLMGETVQKGYLNQNTFDENDRATSLERHYAMMKFFVHLFDIFPQKDKTSMRRLQEELLFEITQANYAADYEKAYQAILNKVQEGGR